Proteins co-encoded in one Natronorubrum daqingense genomic window:
- a CDS encoding ribosome biogenesis/translation initiation ATPase RLI produces the protein MADDSIAVVDLDRCQPDRCSYECKNYCPPNRTGKECITLRGEDTDEGQPEQIHISEEICLGETCGICVEKCPFDAIEIINLPKELQNDPAHRYGENAFSLYGLPAPQDGQVTGILGPNGIGKTTAIRILAGELEPNLGRHDEDVDWDDILEAYRGTELQDYIAAVRDGDVTVARKPQYVDQIPNTFDGNTRELLEQTNERGALDELVERLSIGPVMDQSIDDLSGGELQRVAIAATLARDTDFYFLDEITPYLDIGQRVTAARLIRDLAEKEDRSMLVIEHDLAILDLLADTLHVAYGEPGAYGVITAPKSVRNGINEYLSGYLDNENMRIRPDPIEFEEHAPRAASHTETLVEYPDITKSYGEGEFSLEVEGGTIRQNEVLGIVGPNGIGKSTFAKLLTGNLEPDTVGQDPTETSSGQSPLDAGDADLDLDISYKPQYVTIDQHMRVDAFLSSITDQFGSSYWNTEIAQPLQLERIMEQNLADLSGGERQRVAIAACLSDSADLYLLDEPSAHLDVEQRVQATSAIRRYAEQQDATVMVIDHDTYMIDLLADRLMVFDGEPAEHGRAGAPQPMRDGMNDFLANLEVTFRRDERTSRPRINKPDSQLDKQQKTDGEYYYAP, from the coding sequence ATGGCGGATGACAGCATCGCCGTCGTAGACTTAGATCGGTGCCAGCCGGATCGATGTAGCTACGAGTGTAAGAACTACTGCCCGCCGAATCGGACGGGAAAGGAGTGCATCACCCTACGGGGTGAAGATACGGACGAAGGGCAACCCGAACAGATCCACATCTCCGAGGAGATCTGTCTGGGCGAAACCTGCGGGATCTGCGTCGAGAAGTGCCCCTTCGACGCCATCGAGATCATCAACCTGCCGAAGGAACTCCAGAACGATCCGGCCCATCGCTACGGCGAGAACGCCTTCTCGCTCTATGGGCTCCCAGCTCCACAGGACGGGCAAGTCACCGGGATCCTCGGCCCGAACGGTATCGGGAAGACCACTGCCATCCGAATTTTGGCCGGCGAACTCGAGCCGAATCTCGGACGCCACGACGAAGACGTCGACTGGGACGACATCCTCGAGGCCTACCGCGGGACGGAACTCCAGGACTACATCGCGGCCGTCCGCGACGGCGACGTGACCGTCGCCCGAAAGCCCCAGTACGTCGACCAGATTCCGAACACGTTCGACGGAAACACGCGCGAGTTGCTCGAGCAAACCAACGAACGAGGGGCGCTCGACGAACTCGTCGAGCGACTCTCGATCGGGCCGGTGATGGACCAGTCGATCGACGACCTCTCCGGCGGAGAACTCCAGCGTGTGGCCATCGCGGCGACGCTGGCTCGTGACACGGACTTTTACTTCCTCGACGAGATCACGCCGTATCTCGATATCGGCCAGCGAGTGACGGCAGCCCGATTGATTCGGGACCTCGCTGAGAAAGAAGATCGATCGATGCTCGTCATCGAACACGATCTCGCCATTCTCGACTTGCTCGCCGACACGCTCCACGTCGCCTACGGTGAGCCCGGTGCCTACGGTGTCATCACGGCCCCGAAATCCGTCCGAAACGGGATCAACGAGTACCTCTCGGGGTACCTCGACAACGAGAACATGCGGATCCGACCGGATCCCATCGAGTTCGAAGAACACGCGCCTCGAGCGGCGAGTCACACCGAGACGCTCGTCGAGTACCCTGACATCACCAAGAGCTACGGCGAGGGCGAGTTCTCGCTCGAGGTCGAGGGCGGGACGATCCGCCAGAACGAGGTGCTCGGTATCGTCGGTCCGAACGGAATCGGGAAGTCGACGTTCGCGAAACTCCTCACGGGGAACCTCGAGCCAGACACCGTCGGGCAAGACCCGACGGAAACGTCGAGCGGGCAAAGCCCGCTAGACGCAGGCGACGCGGACCTCGATCTCGACATCTCCTACAAACCACAGTACGTGACGATCGACCAGCACATGCGCGTCGACGCCTTCCTCTCGTCGATCACGGACCAGTTCGGTTCCTCGTACTGGAACACCGAAATCGCCCAGCCGCTCCAACTCGAGCGGATCATGGAGCAAAACCTCGCGGACCTCTCGGGCGGCGAACGACAACGGGTGGCCATCGCGGCCTGTCTCTCCGACTCCGCGGATCTGTACTTACTCGACGAGCCGTCGGCCCACCTCGACGTCGAGCAGCGGGTGCAGGCGACGAGCGCGATCCGACGCTACGCCGAACAACAGGACGCGACGGTCATGGTCATCGACCACGACACGTACATGATCGACCTGCTCGCGGACCGATTGATGGTCTTCGACGGCGAGCCCGCCGAACACGGTCGGGCCGGCGCGCCACAGCCGATGCGCGACGGCATGAACGACTTCCTGGCGAATCTCGAGGTCACGTTCCGCCGGGACGAGCGCACGTCGCGCCCGCGAATCAACAAGCCCGATTCGCAACTCGACAAACAGCAGAAAACGGACGGCGAGTACTACTACGCGCCCTGA
- a CDS encoding metalloprotease family protein: protein MAGEYAVAAVALVVALVAVAVAVSGFSYLLWLVLRVFSAPGVVVHEFAHKQACDAAGVPVAEVVYFRLGDPPGYVRHHHPKRYRTSFVISVAPFLVNTIISLVAFLGFAWLVTTAVDATVLADGPALESVSAAVGELLAAPPETLALVGLSGWLGLSVGMQAFPSTGDAKTLWTRSSAEWRQSPLVLLGVPVVVVIYVANLLSWLWADVLYALALGVAAFSVIGWIGL from the coding sequence ATGGCCGGTGAGTACGCAGTCGCTGCTGTCGCGCTCGTCGTTGCGCTCGTGGCCGTGGCGGTGGCAGTTTCGGGTTTCAGTTACCTCCTCTGGTTGGTGCTTCGAGTGTTCTCTGCCCCCGGCGTCGTCGTCCACGAATTCGCCCACAAACAGGCCTGTGACGCCGCCGGGGTTCCCGTCGCGGAGGTGGTGTACTTCCGACTGGGTGACCCGCCGGGGTACGTTCGCCACCACCACCCGAAGCGCTATCGAACGTCGTTCGTTATCAGCGTCGCGCCGTTTCTGGTGAACACGATTATCTCGCTCGTCGCGTTCCTCGGGTTCGCCTGGCTCGTGACGACGGCCGTCGACGCTACTGTTCTGGCGGACGGTCCCGCCCTCGAGTCGGTTTCCGCGGCAGTCGGTGAACTGCTCGCAGCCCCACCCGAGACGCTCGCACTCGTCGGACTCAGCGGCTGGCTGGGGCTCTCCGTCGGGATGCAGGCGTTTCCGAGCACCGGCGACGCGAAAACGCTCTGGACGCGCTCGAGCGCGGAGTGGCGCCAGTCGCCGCTCGTGTTGCTCGGCGTTCCCGTCGTCGTCGTCATCTACGTCGCGAACTTGCTCTCGTGGCTGTGGGCCGACGTGCTCTACGCGCTGGCACTCGGTGTCGCCGCGTTTTCCGTCATCGGTTGGATCGGTCTCTGA
- a CDS encoding TIGR01548 family HAD-type hydrolase, with translation MNADAVVLDIDGVLVDVEDSYRRAIVESIEAVYDRTIRKPDIQQFKDAGGFNNDWELTYAAALYVLATGEGYSASIDEYTDEIAARGGGLEAAEDAVREELGARATQRVTERWDRERLRDVFQQLYLGADLYRGLEGGNPDRETPGFIHDEPVLLEPETREAILERYDVGVVTGRPEAEAEIALERVGLESEIPLEHRFTMDDWAEGKPHPHALTTLAERFDADSVVFVGDTLDDIRTATNAADADPGREYYGVGVLTGGLTGEEGRRAYEAEDAAAVLESINDLPDLLES, from the coding sequence ATGAACGCAGATGCTGTCGTCCTCGATATCGACGGCGTGCTCGTCGACGTCGAAGACTCCTACCGACGCGCGATCGTCGAGTCGATCGAGGCCGTCTACGACCGAACGATCCGCAAGCCCGACATTCAGCAGTTCAAAGACGCGGGCGGGTTCAACAACGACTGGGAACTGACGTACGCTGCCGCGCTGTACGTCCTCGCGACGGGTGAGGGCTACAGCGCGTCCATCGACGAGTACACCGACGAAATCGCCGCTCGAGGCGGCGGACTCGAGGCCGCCGAGGACGCGGTTCGCGAGGAACTCGGCGCGCGGGCGACCCAGCGCGTCACGGAGCGCTGGGATCGAGAGCGACTCCGCGACGTGTTCCAGCAGTTGTACCTCGGGGCCGACCTCTATCGGGGCCTCGAGGGCGGGAATCCTGATCGCGAGACGCCCGGGTTCATCCACGACGAACCAGTGTTGCTCGAGCCGGAGACGCGCGAGGCTATTCTCGAACGGTACGACGTCGGCGTCGTCACGGGCCGACCGGAAGCGGAGGCCGAAATCGCACTGGAGCGCGTCGGTCTCGAGAGCGAGATTCCACTCGAGCACCGATTCACGATGGACGACTGGGCGGAAGGGAAACCACACCCCCACGCGTTGACCACGCTCGCCGAGCGATTCGACGCCGACAGCGTGGTCTTCGTCGGCGACACCTTAGACGATATTCGAACGGCCACGAACGCGGCCGACGCGGACCCCGGCCGGGAGTACTACGGCGTGGGCGTCCTCACCGGCGGCCTCACCGGCGAAGAGGGCCGGCGAGCGTACGAGGCCGAAGACGCGGCGGCCGTCCTCGAGTCGATCAACGACCTGCCGGACCTGCTCGAGTCGTAG
- a CDS encoding EMC6-like membrane protein: protein MSTESISDRREHIRSISVTALSALLGVAAGFASLAITGDAASADAAASDMRGLLLVLGAILAQFILFDFTSIYGDDEFGAKHYLFIVFMTFSFWFVTFGILLTTGASV from the coding sequence ATGTCGACCGAATCGATTAGTGACCGACGCGAGCATATCCGCTCGATCAGCGTGACGGCGCTGTCGGCGCTGCTCGGCGTCGCTGCCGGGTTTGCCTCGTTGGCGATTACCGGCGACGCCGCTTCGGCGGACGCGGCAGCGTCGGATATGCGAGGGCTCTTGCTCGTGTTGGGGGCGATCCTCGCCCAGTTCATCCTCTTTGACTTCACGAGCATTTACGGGGACGACGAGTTCGGGGCGAAACACTACCTGTTCATCGTGTTCATGACCTTCTCGTTCTGGTTCGTGACGTTTGGAATCTTGCTCACCACGGGGGCAAGCGTCTAA
- a CDS encoding UPF0146 family protein, with the protein MSHSRRNPETLLEALADFESLVEVGIGRRSDIAAALAARGASVTATDVHDRSVPDGVRFVRDDIVDPDLSLYEGFEAIYAQNLPPELHRPALEVAREVDAAFLFTTLGGDQPAVPVERVTIDAGTLYVARSSESR; encoded by the coding sequence GTGTCCCACTCTCGCCGGAACCCGGAGACGTTGCTCGAGGCCTTAGCCGATTTCGAGTCACTCGTCGAGGTCGGTATCGGCCGCCGAAGCGATATCGCGGCGGCCCTCGCCGCTCGCGGCGCGAGCGTCACCGCGACGGACGTTCACGACCGATCGGTTCCGGACGGCGTGCGGTTCGTTCGGGACGACATCGTCGATCCGGATCTCTCGCTCTACGAGGGTTTCGAGGCGATTTACGCGCAAAACCTCCCTCCTGAGTTACACCGCCCGGCACTCGAGGTCGCTCGCGAGGTCGACGCTGCGTTCTTGTTTACGACGCTCGGTGGCGACCAGCCCGCGGTTCCCGTCGAGCGAGTGACCATCGACGCTGGGACGCTGTACGTGGCTCGCTCGAGCGAGTCTCGATGA
- a CDS encoding DUF7344 domain-containing protein, whose translation MSSDSRKGEIFDLLSNQRRRYTIHYCKRENEPVTIGDLAEHVAAWELDKEVAELTSAERKRVYTSLQQTHLPTLERADVIEFDDRTIELTDEAAALDVYLDVVPADSIPWGVYYLGLAALGGVIIGGLWLEVVPTGTVSELEWATLVFALFAFSAVVHVVQSRQMRLGEIERPP comes from the coding sequence ATGAGTAGTGACTCGAGAAAGGGGGAAATATTCGATCTCTTGAGCAATCAGCGTCGCCGCTATACGATTCACTACTGTAAACGTGAGAACGAACCAGTGACGATCGGCGATCTGGCGGAACACGTGGCGGCCTGGGAACTCGACAAGGAGGTCGCAGAACTCACGTCTGCAGAGCGAAAGCGCGTGTACACGTCCTTACAGCAGACACACTTGCCGACGCTCGAGCGAGCGGACGTGATCGAGTTCGACGACCGGACGATCGAACTGACAGACGAGGCCGCCGCGCTTGACGTCTACCTCGACGTTGTGCCTGCGGACTCGATTCCGTGGGGTGTCTACTACCTCGGGTTGGCCGCCCTCGGTGGAGTCATAATTGGAGGACTGTGGCTCGAGGTCGTCCCAACGGGAACGGTTTCAGAACTCGAATGGGCAACGCTGGTGTTTGCATTGTTCGCGTTTTCGGCAGTTGTACACGTAGTTCAGAGTCGACAGATGCGATTGGGAGAGATAGAGCGACCACCGTAG
- a CDS encoding vWA domain-containing protein: protein MNSVGNRPSSHDCRDRGVNPQLGIVLLFMMVFVGGTLVFVVGMSAMDTIQSQTHGEKTEQDLQQFDADLTTIAGQGETGSVYLDGLDGEIVDDGELKVTVSDGYRTDTESTNLTTFAAEDDGGNEYAYQAGGVWEIHDDRATPMATPNIDYYQETIDDEEVGRIDISPLSLEGTVGSGEHTVQQPQDDNSGEFDTLGNDMDYVDHVTVEVTDTAYHHGWYSFLEDEFDAVDESDVDDDCDSASGEVTLICHDESAESVTVVAAVDGDAPLADLVDIEPAVFGGLFLEGDEGQLRSSLDVNSYDDHDTASNVTDDLFLANYDEYELANNANVSGLSVVNGEVHAPSNPKMSPLVYGLEFTDQSIHEPLDEGVYQINSDEPRGQSVGAELSEPFDDIDTIDDELERLHTEYLDGESEADGEVSATDDSSQEGLFDGASDINSLDSSDGDIHVGVDEHDTLELPSDSDDPSVSETLTVSGDNQTNFYVEGDVQLGNVEIEPDDRADSLWVYASSESQITIDDDFQGVVYAPGADIDIAENVTIDGAVVAGDGNIESNQGSQGPQDDNIEEYDVEINFDESLRTETPFTDSDEDLYFEYGEQRMPLDATFVLDRSGSMGPHNPSDAIDPYNPNDEEDIGESWEPIPTDDPFRNMDGGFLGIGDESDVELRDEDGNTERLEYRDYAHPDDWEDIRVHPDDHGGLFGGSATLGLYDHPGNDPTSERVDATRNFIGMMNETDGDRAGVYDFDRDGHVLHHLDDDLDAAQANVEGHADGGTNMADGFELALNDYENYGEDDQERVTVLLSDGQNNYPEDDAAMDAQVERANELNVTLYTVGLGGLEHDPIPEDELEEWAEQTGGSFHSTDDAEELFDLFETIAEEEVEVDAEPEVEITATHERDVTADYAVSASEQVVEIDS from the coding sequence ATGAACAGTGTTGGGAACCGACCATCTTCACACGATTGCCGGGATCGAGGGGTCAATCCGCAACTCGGTATCGTGCTGTTGTTCATGATGGTCTTCGTGGGGGGGACGCTCGTGTTCGTCGTGGGAATGAGTGCGATGGATACGATCCAATCACAGACGCACGGGGAAAAGACCGAACAGGACCTTCAGCAGTTCGACGCCGATCTCACGACGATTGCTGGACAGGGTGAAACGGGATCAGTCTATCTCGACGGTCTCGACGGCGAAATCGTCGACGACGGCGAATTGAAAGTGACCGTTTCGGATGGGTACCGAACCGACACTGAATCGACCAATTTGACAACGTTCGCGGCCGAAGACGACGGTGGAAACGAGTACGCCTATCAGGCGGGTGGCGTCTGGGAGATTCACGACGACCGGGCGACCCCGATGGCGACGCCGAACATCGACTATTATCAGGAGACCATCGACGACGAGGAGGTCGGCCGAATCGACATTTCGCCGCTCTCACTCGAGGGAACTGTCGGCTCCGGTGAGCACACAGTTCAACAACCCCAAGACGATAATTCAGGAGAATTCGACACCCTCGGTAACGACATGGACTATGTGGACCACGTCACGGTCGAGGTTACCGATACGGCCTACCACCACGGCTGGTACTCATTCCTGGAGGACGAGTTCGATGCGGTCGACGAATCCGACGTGGACGACGACTGTGACTCGGCCAGTGGCGAAGTGACTTTAATCTGTCACGACGAGTCGGCAGAGTCGGTTACGGTCGTCGCCGCCGTCGACGGGGACGCACCGCTCGCAGACCTCGTCGATATTGAACCGGCCGTCTTCGGCGGCCTGTTCCTCGAGGGTGATGAGGGTCAACTCCGTTCGAGTCTCGACGTAAACTCCTACGACGACCACGATACGGCGAGTAACGTTACTGATGATCTGTTCCTCGCGAACTATGACGAGTACGAGCTAGCGAACAATGCCAATGTTTCCGGACTTTCTGTAGTTAACGGAGAAGTACATGCGCCGTCGAATCCTAAAATGTCTCCACTAGTGTATGGTCTTGAGTTTACTGACCAAAGCATCCACGAACCCCTCGATGAAGGTGTTTATCAGATAAATTCCGACGAACCACGAGGACAATCCGTTGGGGCTGAATTATCTGAACCGTTCGACGATATCGATACGATCGACGACGAACTCGAGCGATTACACACGGAGTATCTCGATGGTGAATCAGAAGCGGATGGTGAAGTCTCCGCCACCGACGATAGTAGTCAAGAAGGGTTGTTCGATGGGGCGTCCGACATCAATTCACTCGATTCGTCCGATGGCGACATTCACGTTGGTGTCGACGAACACGACACGCTTGAACTCCCATCTGATTCAGATGATCCATCCGTGTCAGAAACTCTCACAGTTAGTGGAGACAATCAGACGAACTTCTACGTCGAGGGGGATGTCCAACTTGGGAATGTCGAAATCGAACCCGACGATCGCGCCGATTCGCTATGGGTCTACGCATCGAGCGAGTCGCAGATTACGATCGACGACGACTTCCAGGGCGTCGTCTACGCGCCGGGTGCAGACATCGACATTGCTGAGAACGTAACGATCGACGGTGCAGTCGTTGCTGGAGACGGCAATATCGAATCAAACCAGGGCTCACAGGGGCCACAAGACGATAACATCGAGGAGTACGATGTCGAGATCAACTTCGACGAATCACTCCGTACCGAGACTCCGTTTACGGACTCCGACGAGGACCTCTACTTCGAGTACGGCGAGCAACGAATGCCACTCGATGCGACGTTCGTGCTCGACCGATCCGGATCGATGGGCCCACACAATCCGAGTGATGCAATCGATCCGTACAACCCGAACGACGAGGAGGACATCGGCGAATCGTGGGAACCGATACCGACGGACGATCCGTTCCGAAACATGGACGGTGGCTTCCTCGGGATCGGCGACGAATCTGACGTCGAACTCCGTGACGAGGACGGCAACACCGAGCGACTCGAGTATCGCGACTACGCTCATCCGGATGATTGGGAGGATATCCGTGTCCACCCAGACGACCACGGTGGACTGTTCGGCGGCTCGGCCACGCTCGGACTGTACGACCACCCTGGCAACGACCCGACCAGTGAACGGGTCGACGCAACTCGGAATTTCATCGGCATGATGAACGAGACCGATGGTGACCGCGCCGGAGTCTACGACTTCGACCGAGACGGACACGTGCTCCACCACCTCGACGACGACCTCGACGCAGCGCAGGCGAACGTCGAAGGCCACGCAGACGGCGGAACGAACATGGCCGACGGGTTCGAACTCGCACTTAATGACTACGAGAACTACGGCGAAGACGACCAGGAGCGAGTTACGGTTTTGCTGAGCGACGGACAGAACAACTATCCCGAAGATGATGCGGCGATGGACGCGCAAGTCGAGCGCGCGAACGAACTCAACGTCACGCTCTACACTGTCGGATTAGGCGGCCTCGAGCACGATCCGATTCCGGAAGACGAACTCGAGGAGTGGGCCGAACAGACTGGCGGCTCGTTCCACAGCACGGACGACGCCGAGGAACTCTTCGATCTCTTCGAGACCATCGCGGAAGAAGAAGTCGAGGTCGATGCCGAACCAGAAGTCGAAATTACCGCGACACACGAGCGGGACGTGACGGCAGACTACGCTGTCAGTGCCAGCGAACAGGTCGTCGAGATCGACTCCTGA
- a CDS encoding DUF5305 domain-containing protein, translating to MIDNARLDLLFAEYGRAIAIALVVIGTLALVASGWAVGNPSTTTEAQYADEHVSTELHTGAEVVQDGTLWNEGEYLENNDVYMLNDSPELTLEPETTVQSEREDVSVDDTEVTHELEARYEATRDGDVFWNESHTVLEESPTVEDGVATSSETIDVESYRDRQYELEQELGGVGDVDLEFVLSVAYDTGGAEGTDEATTPFEVTSTAYWLGDSASVSETATQQTGTEETTESRSLALIAGLSLLGTISLAGAVGIVRRTPVDETVARRKIHERRYAEWISKGSIPMWIGNYHVSLDTLEDVVDVAIDTNERVVHDTQRGLFAVVNDGVVYYYSERGQWEETAWPEMNLSEHGDSSGDGDEPAITPEEMDLEGIDEFSDLDEEGFEDDEDVWKQL from the coding sequence GTGATCGATAACGCACGACTCGACTTGCTGTTCGCCGAGTACGGCAGAGCGATCGCGATTGCACTGGTCGTGATCGGTACGCTCGCACTCGTCGCGTCGGGATGGGCCGTTGGGAACCCATCGACGACGACGGAAGCACAGTACGCGGACGAACACGTCTCGACGGAGTTGCACACAGGCGCTGAGGTCGTTCAAGACGGGACGCTCTGGAACGAGGGAGAGTATCTCGAGAACAACGACGTCTACATGCTCAACGACTCGCCGGAGTTGACCCTCGAGCCCGAGACGACGGTTCAGAGCGAACGCGAAGACGTCTCGGTCGACGATACAGAGGTGACACACGAACTCGAGGCGCGATACGAGGCGACGCGAGACGGCGACGTGTTCTGGAACGAGAGCCATACGGTACTCGAGGAATCGCCGACCGTCGAAGACGGCGTCGCGACGTCCTCGGAGACGATCGACGTCGAATCGTACCGAGACCGACAGTACGAACTCGAGCAGGAACTCGGCGGCGTCGGCGACGTGGACCTCGAGTTCGTGTTGTCGGTTGCCTACGATACTGGTGGCGCGGAGGGAACCGACGAGGCGACGACGCCGTTCGAGGTGACCTCGACGGCCTACTGGCTCGGGGATTCGGCGTCGGTGTCGGAGACGGCGACCCAGCAGACGGGGACCGAGGAGACGACTGAGTCGCGCTCGCTCGCGTTGATCGCCGGATTGTCACTGCTCGGAACGATTTCGCTCGCCGGGGCGGTGGGAATCGTCCGGCGCACGCCGGTCGACGAAACGGTTGCCCGGCGCAAAATTCACGAACGCCGCTACGCCGAGTGGATCTCGAAGGGGTCGATCCCGATGTGGATCGGGAACTATCACGTCTCGCTCGATACGCTCGAGGACGTCGTCGACGTCGCGATCGATACGAACGAGCGCGTCGTCCACGACACACAACGTGGGCTCTTCGCCGTGGTCAACGATGGCGTCGTCTACTACTACAGCGAGCGTGGACAGTGGGAGGAAACGGCCTGGCCGGAGATGAACCTCTCGGAGCACGGCGACTCGAGTGGCGACGGTGATGAACCGGCGATTACGCCCGAAGAGATGGATCTCGAGGGGATCGACGAGTTCTCAGATCTGGACGAGGAAGGGTTCGAGGACGACGAAGACGTCTGGAAGCAACTCTAA
- a CDS encoding S26 family signal peptidase, with translation MTTGTLLKRVLGGVVALVIVLLLVGQLLGQPILLGYVATGSMEPTMDAGDGFVSVPSAVTGSPEEGDVVVFEARELHDGELTTHRIVDETEEGYVTSGDANPFTDQDSDEPHVTDDQIVATAWELGGDPVTIPHLGTAIMGIQGGVESAFGTVASTVGLSEPTDFDSAGAVLVGLGVALLGFGILLERLGPGRREATRSRSRPNVIALWTVLGVVLLVFVTGATAAMVIPSGTVEYGIASTTSPGDDPQELEPGETGELTQTVDNAGYLPIVAIHESDRESVSTDPDRQTVGPRSSGEATVSLTAPEETGEYTRSVEEHRYIALLPPSVIEWLHTGHPLVAIAAVNGVIVGVAVMLVLAVFGRNDIRIRSTGVHVSLATRVRRKIREWR, from the coding sequence GTGACGACGGGAACACTCCTTAAGCGAGTGCTGGGCGGTGTCGTCGCGCTCGTCATCGTGTTGTTATTGGTCGGCCAGCTCCTCGGCCAGCCCATTTTGCTCGGGTACGTCGCGACCGGCAGCATGGAGCCGACGATGGACGCGGGAGACGGCTTCGTCTCGGTTCCGAGCGCCGTGACGGGATCGCCCGAAGAGGGTGACGTGGTCGTCTTCGAGGCTCGAGAGTTACACGACGGTGAGTTGACCACGCATCGAATCGTCGACGAAACGGAGGAAGGGTACGTCACGAGTGGCGACGCGAATCCGTTCACGGATCAAGATAGCGACGAGCCACACGTCACGGACGATCAGATCGTCGCGACCGCGTGGGAACTCGGCGGCGACCCCGTCACGATTCCACACCTGGGGACGGCGATTATGGGCATTCAGGGTGGCGTGGAATCGGCGTTCGGAACGGTTGCGTCGACGGTCGGGTTGTCGGAACCGACCGACTTCGATTCGGCCGGCGCAGTGCTCGTGGGCCTCGGTGTCGCCTTGCTCGGCTTCGGAATCCTCCTCGAGCGACTCGGGCCCGGGCGCCGGGAGGCGACACGCTCGCGCTCGCGACCGAACGTCATCGCGTTGTGGACGGTGCTGGGCGTCGTCTTACTCGTCTTCGTCACAGGAGCGACGGCGGCGATGGTGATCCCGTCGGGAACCGTCGAGTACGGAATCGCGAGCACCACGTCCCCGGGTGACGACCCACAAGAACTCGAGCCCGGAGAGACTGGCGAGTTGACACAGACGGTCGACAATGCGGGCTACCTGCCGATCGTCGCGATCCACGAGAGTGATCGCGAGTCCGTCAGTACCGATCCGGATCGACAGACGGTCGGCCCGCGCTCGAGTGGAGAGGCGACGGTCTCGCTCACTGCACCCGAGGAGACTGGCGAGTACACGCGGTCCGTCGAGGAGCACCGGTATATCGCCCTCTTACCACCGTCCGTGATCGAGTGGCTCCACACTGGGCATCCACTCGTTGCAATCGCCGCCGTCAACGGCGTCATCGTCGGCGTTGCCGTTATGCTCGTCCTCGCCGTGTTCGGACGAAACGACATTCGGATTCGAAGCACTGGCGTGCACGTCTCGCTGGCGACTCGAGTCCGTCGAAAAATTCGGGAGTGGCGATGA
- a CDS encoding archaemetzincin family Zn-dependent metalloprotease codes for MLVDIVPVGNVPANVKRAASSALRSVYDCDVTINDSQPVPNGAYDADRNQYTAETFIQLAERVGNGEKNIAITPHDLFYRRRNYVFGLAYLDGSGSVVSTYRLQTSSDGGFSNQSAADIFQDRVRKEIVHEIGHTYGLEHCDNNRCVMNFSPTVREVDIKEENLCGSCQRLIS; via the coding sequence ATGCTCGTCGATATCGTGCCGGTCGGAAACGTCCCCGCCAACGTCAAACGGGCGGCTTCTTCCGCGTTGCGATCGGTATACGATTGCGACGTGACGATCAACGATTCCCAGCCGGTCCCCAACGGTGCGTACGACGCCGACCGAAATCAGTACACTGCAGAAACCTTCATCCAACTCGCCGAACGCGTCGGCAACGGCGAGAAGAACATCGCCATTACGCCACACGACCTCTTCTATCGCCGTCGAAACTACGTCTTCGGACTCGCCTATCTCGACGGCAGCGGCAGCGTCGTCTCGACCTACCGCCTCCAGACCTCGAGCGACGGCGGCTTTTCGAATCAAAGTGCAGCCGACATCTTTCAAGACCGCGTCCGTAAAGAGATCGTCCACGAAATCGGCCACACCTACGGCCTCGAGCACTGCGACAACAACCGCTGCGTGATGAACTTCTCGCCGACCGTCCGCGAAGTCGACATCAAAGAGGAGAACCTCTGTGGTAGCTGTCAGCGATTGATTAGCTAA